Proteins encoded by one window of Chondromyces crocatus:
- a CDS encoding cytochrome c family protein: protein MPRPYRKRLDAAVALNAECVLCHEDEAAAWRGSHHQRATTNPAFRHAFAIEPTAFCRGCHAPEADPDQEPIGALRDLGVACVTCHVTDDGQVLAAAPLTPHAPRPGAPGGPGAPGGPGGPGGPGGPGGPGGPGGPGGPGGPGALGVLSALGASGASDSLGASGPSAPTEPPTQAPHPLRRSTEFARTGACVGCHEFRFPTARGHGDEDHMQTTGREHARSRAASTPCATCHMPLVDGRRSHAFADVRDPRWLRDQLHATATRPDDDTLRITLTQRAPGHAFPTGDLFRRLEVHAELRTPDGRVLRRDVRYLARHLDILPGRVERQLVRDDRVFDEPRLIDLDLAPAEPPPPASLVAWRVTYQRVATAGSGRDPTAAPIESQLQLHAGTFPWPPRPTPSHP from the coding sequence ATGCCTCGCCCCTACCGCAAGCGCCTCGACGCCGCCGTCGCGCTGAACGCCGAGTGCGTCCTCTGCCACGAGGACGAAGCCGCTGCCTGGCGCGGCTCCCACCACCAGCGCGCCACGACCAACCCCGCCTTTCGCCACGCCTTCGCCATCGAACCCACCGCCTTTTGCCGAGGCTGCCACGCCCCCGAGGCCGATCCCGACCAGGAGCCCATCGGCGCCCTCCGCGACCTCGGCGTCGCCTGCGTCACCTGCCACGTCACCGACGACGGCCAGGTCCTCGCCGCGGCCCCGCTCACCCCCCATGCTCCTCGCCCCGGTGCTCCCGGCGGTCCCGGCGCTCCCGGCGGTCCCGGCGGTCCCGGCGGTCCCGGCGGTCCCGGCGGTCCCGGCGGTCCCGGCGGTCCCGGCGGTCCCGGCGGTCCCGGTGCTCTCGGCGTTCTCAGTGCTCTCGGCGCTTCCGGTGCCTCCGACTCCCTCGGCGCCTCCGGCCCCTCCGCCCCCACCGAGCCCCCCACCCAGGCCCCCCATCCCCTCCGCCGCTCCACCGAGTTCGCCCGCACCGGCGCCTGCGTCGGCTGCCACGAGTTCCGCTTCCCCACCGCCCGCGGCCACGGCGACGAGGACCACATGCAGACCACCGGCCGTGAGCACGCCCGCTCCAGAGCCGCCTCCACCCCGTGCGCCACCTGCCACATGCCCCTCGTCGACGGCCGCCGCTCCCACGCCTTTGCCGACGTCCGCGACCCCCGCTGGCTGCGCGACCAGCTCCACGCCACCGCCACCCGCCCGGACGACGACACCCTCCGCATCACCCTCACCCAGCGCGCGCCCGGCCACGCCTTCCCCACCGGCGACCTCTTCCGCCGCCTCGAAGTCCACGCCGAGCTACGCACCCCCGACGGCCGCGTCCTCCGCCGCGACGTCCGCTACCTCGCCCGCCACCTCGACATCCTCCCTGGCCGCGTCGAACGCCAGCTCGTCCGCGACGACCGCGTGTTCGACGAACCTCGCCTCATCGACCTCGACCTCGCCCCCGCCGAACCGCCGCCGCCTGCCTCCCTCGTCGCCTGGCGCGTGACCTACCAGCGCGTCGCCACCGCCGGCTCCGGCAGAGACCCGACCGCCGCCCCCATCGAGTCCCAGCTCCAGCTCCACGCCGGCACCTTCCCCTGGCCTCCCCGACCGACCCCCTCCCACCCCTGA
- a CDS encoding 23S rRNA (pseudouridine(1915)-N(3))-methyltransferase RlmH: protein MRLVIVAVGRVKDRPLRAALDEYFGRVRRYVACDEVEIPDGPLPKVAQAMTRATAGANVIALEVGGRALPSEAFASSIERWGSRGKGVVAFLIGGADGLPPEVSAAADDRWSLSTLTFPHRLARLVLVEQLYRAMTILRGEPYGH from the coding sequence GTGCGTCTCGTCATCGTCGCCGTCGGCCGCGTGAAGGATCGCCCCCTTCGCGCGGCCCTCGACGAGTACTTCGGCCGCGTCCGCCGCTACGTTGCCTGCGACGAAGTGGAGATCCCCGACGGCCCCCTCCCCAAGGTCGCCCAGGCCATGACCCGGGCCACCGCTGGCGCCAACGTCATCGCCCTCGAAGTCGGCGGCCGCGCCCTCCCCAGCGAAGCCTTCGCCAGCTCCATCGAGCGCTGGGGCTCCCGCGGCAAAGGCGTCGTCGCCTTCCTCATCGGCGGCGCCGACGGCCTCCCGCCCGAGGTGAGTGCCGCCGCCGACGACCGCTGGAGCCTCTCCACGCTCACCTTCCCGCACCGGCTCGCGCGCCTGGTGCTCGTCGAGCAGCTCTACCGCGCCATGACCATCCTTCGGGGCGAGCCGTACGGCCATTGA
- a CDS encoding PEGA domain-containing protein — protein MVRTRRGHAFGVVAALLLPGVTGCMAHTPDTVSLRMQGAQQDASVTVDDQYLGALGFVAKRGVALPPGQHRVTVEKPGYFPWDRLVTAESGAGPIVLTVELRQIPD, from the coding sequence ATGGTGAGGACGAGAAGAGGGCACGCCTTCGGGGTGGTGGCAGCGCTGCTGCTGCCGGGCGTCACGGGGTGCATGGCACACACGCCGGACACGGTGTCGCTGCGGATGCAAGGTGCGCAGCAGGACGCGTCGGTGACGGTGGATGATCAGTACCTGGGGGCGCTCGGGTTCGTGGCGAAGCGCGGGGTCGCGTTGCCACCGGGTCAGCACCGGGTGACGGTGGAGAAGCCGGGGTACTTCCCGTGGGATCGGCTGGTGACGGCGGAGAGCGGGGCCGGGCCGATCGTGCTCACCGTGGAGCTGCGGCAGATCCCGGATTGA
- a CDS encoding alpha/beta hydrolase family esterase, translating to MEQRKTNHALGARKLRFAALLAGVAACAPQSCSPPSSEIEGDELLGVFGRDGGPGQQPDASVAGGRTEADAGRTASRSGGPDAGARAPAVVRTPPEGSCVAPEGEPQRELRRTLGRPPCRGAQILEHQDAEGSPRYACIFTPPGVETRKPLPVVLFFHAEDDNPTGFDKRTGLRKLASQTNLTGDPAHTGFIVIAPQGRALKSKTGSHFDTGALGPDNVDLAVVDHFLEQISARGLIDPRRVYTLGMSAGGHMAATYAMMRADRVAAFATFAADAPPATWACPGPPPPAMVLYRACDTAVPCESVERWIRTRESQSAETPALRLGEDRKEEPHCALRKRCSEQKGMIHHNRWPKGREQDILRFFASHALAVQR from the coding sequence ATGGAACAGCGCAAGACTAACCATGCCCTCGGTGCCCGCAAGCTACGTTTTGCGGCTCTGCTCGCCGGGGTGGCGGCGTGCGCACCACAATCCTGCTCGCCCCCGTCATCGGAGATCGAGGGAGACGAGCTGCTGGGTGTCTTCGGTCGGGACGGGGGCCCAGGGCAACAACCCGACGCCTCGGTCGCCGGGGGTCGGACGGAAGCGGACGCGGGCCGGACGGCATCCCGCTCGGGTGGCCCTGATGCTGGGGCGCGAGCGCCTGCCGTCGTCCGCACCCCACCCGAAGGGAGCTGCGTCGCCCCGGAGGGGGAGCCTCAACGGGAGCTGCGTCGCACCCTGGGGCGGCCTCCCTGCCGTGGCGCGCAGATCCTGGAGCATCAGGACGCGGAGGGCTCACCGCGGTATGCCTGTATCTTTACGCCGCCCGGCGTGGAGACGCGCAAGCCCTTGCCCGTGGTCCTCTTCTTTCACGCCGAGGACGACAACCCGACCGGGTTCGACAAGCGCACGGGTCTCCGCAAGCTCGCCTCCCAGACCAACCTCACGGGAGATCCTGCCCACACCGGGTTCATCGTGATCGCCCCTCAGGGGCGCGCCCTCAAAAGCAAGACGGGCTCGCACTTCGACACGGGAGCCCTGGGGCCCGACAACGTCGATCTGGCCGTGGTGGATCACTTCCTGGAGCAGATCAGCGCGCGTGGCCTCATCGATCCGCGCCGTGTCTACACGCTGGGGATGTCCGCTGGAGGTCACATGGCAGCGACCTACGCGATGATGCGCGCCGATCGCGTGGCCGCCTTCGCCACGTTCGCGGCCGACGCCCCCCCCGCCACCTGGGCCTGTCCGGGTCCACCGCCCCCCGCGATGGTCCTCTACCGGGCGTGCGATACGGCCGTTCCCTGCGAGTCCGTGGAGCGCTGGATCCGGACGAGGGAGTCGCAGAGCGCCGAGACCCCGGCGCTGCGGCTGGGAGAGGATCGAAAGGAGGAGCCGCACTGCGCGCTGCGGAAGCGATGCTCCGAGCAGAAAGGAATGATCCACCATAACCGCTGGCCCAAGGGACGCGAGCAAGACATCCTGCGCTTCTTCGCGAGCCACGCCCTCGCCGTACAGCGCTGA
- a CDS encoding ABC transporter ATP-binding protein, whose product MIRIEGLTKNFGGMAVLRGVDLHVPRGCLYGLIGPGASGKSVLLKMITGLLRPDHGRVVVDGTDVHAQSELELQKFRLKFGMLFQNNALFDYMTVGDNIAFPLRRLGEVPEDEVAARVLDRLKVVSLPGFEDRFPAGLSGGQKKRVGVARATITRGEIVLYDEPAAGLDPVTSQRIFDLLRKEQRAANATVVMVSSDLDRLLTVTDRVGMLYRGRLLFDGTTEEAKASVDPHVRQFVHGLTEGPL is encoded by the coding sequence ATGATCCGCATCGAAGGACTCACCAAGAACTTCGGGGGCATGGCCGTGCTCCGCGGCGTCGATCTCCACGTGCCCCGCGGATGCCTCTACGGTCTCATCGGGCCCGGGGCCTCGGGCAAGAGCGTGCTGCTCAAGATGATCACCGGCCTGTTGCGGCCCGATCACGGCCGGGTCGTCGTCGATGGCACGGATGTTCATGCGCAAAGCGAGCTGGAGCTGCAGAAGTTCCGGCTGAAGTTCGGCATGCTGTTCCAGAACAACGCCCTGTTCGACTACATGACCGTGGGCGACAACATCGCCTTTCCTCTACGCCGCCTCGGCGAGGTGCCCGAAGACGAGGTCGCAGCGCGTGTTCTGGATCGGCTCAAGGTGGTGTCCTTGCCCGGCTTCGAGGATCGCTTCCCTGCCGGCCTCTCGGGAGGCCAGAAGAAGCGGGTCGGTGTCGCACGGGCCACCATCACCCGCGGTGAAATCGTCCTCTATGACGAGCCAGCGGCGGGGCTCGATCCGGTCACCTCGCAGCGCATCTTCGATCTGCTCCGGAAAGAGCAGCGCGCAGCGAATGCCACGGTCGTCATGGTCTCCAGCGACCTGGACAGGCTCCTGACAGTCACCGACAGGGTGGGCATGCTGTATCGGGGACGTCTCCTTTTCGACGGGACCACCGAAGAGGCCAAGGCGAGCGTCGATCCCCATGTGCGTCAGTTCGTTCACGGCTTGACCGAAGGCCCGCTCTGA
- the rsfS gene encoding ribosome silencing factor — translation MATTKKRTGAAAGKPERTTKKAGPSAGPTRTGPKAGSSRSGTGAGSKAGSSRTGSGARTGTKSATRTGTRSTTGSKTGTTRTERPKAAPARAGATKAGRTTTTGAKGTSPAKGAAKRPSASKASTPRLKSSHAGRTRSEESPRASAAERRPASGRSTSASRAPARRGAAEERAETPPVRIRRSAEKPLSPSEQIPLANFENEGGPPAPQPERAASLEGAVSAPDFSAPPPSRGKSGRTPLAAPKRAGKRVSAAPPAAQASSEARELALALAAAGLDKKAIGVEILEVAGRVDYADFLVIMTGRSDRHVHAIAVGLEAALRETKQMAPLSMEGLTAATWVLIDFGDVVVHVFQEDTRRVYDIEGLWMDASRVPVPGGDAEGSAHRPF, via the coding sequence GTGGCGACGACGAAGAAACGGACTGGCGCGGCTGCCGGCAAGCCCGAGCGGACGACGAAGAAGGCGGGCCCCTCGGCAGGGCCGACCCGCACCGGCCCGAAGGCTGGATCCTCCCGCTCCGGCACGGGCGCTGGCTCGAAGGCCGGCTCCTCCCGGACCGGCAGCGGCGCGAGGACCGGCACCAAGAGCGCGACCAGAACGGGGACCCGCTCCACCACCGGCTCGAAGACCGGGACGACCCGCACCGAGCGCCCCAAGGCCGCTCCGGCGCGCGCTGGCGCCACGAAGGCTGGCAGGACCACCACCACCGGCGCCAAGGGGACCTCACCCGCGAAGGGCGCAGCGAAGCGCCCCTCGGCCTCCAAGGCCTCCACCCCCCGGCTGAAATCCTCGCACGCGGGCCGGACGCGATCCGAGGAGAGCCCCCGCGCCTCGGCCGCCGAACGCCGCCCGGCGTCGGGCCGCAGCACCTCCGCTTCCCGCGCCCCTGCACGGCGTGGTGCTGCCGAGGAGCGCGCCGAGACCCCCCCCGTTCGCATCCGCCGGAGCGCCGAGAAGCCGCTCTCGCCCAGCGAACAGATCCCGCTCGCGAACTTCGAGAACGAGGGCGGACCGCCGGCACCCCAGCCCGAGCGCGCTGCCTCCCTGGAAGGCGCCGTCTCCGCCCCCGACTTCTCGGCCCCCCCGCCCTCCAGGGGCAAGTCGGGCCGAACGCCGCTGGCGGCGCCGAAGCGCGCTGGCAAGCGCGTCTCGGCCGCTCCTCCTGCGGCGCAAGCCTCCAGCGAGGCCCGCGAGCTCGCCCTCGCCCTCGCCGCCGCCGGCCTCGACAAGAAGGCCATCGGCGTCGAGATCCTCGAGGTCGCCGGTCGCGTCGACTACGCCGACTTCCTGGTGATCATGACCGGCCGCTCGGACCGCCACGTCCACGCCATCGCCGTCGGCCTCGAAGCCGCCCTGCGCGAGACCAAGCAGATGGCGCCCCTCTCCATGGAGGGCCTCACCGCCGCCACCTGGGTGCTCATCGACTTCGGCGACGTCGTCGTCCACGTCTTCCAGGAAGACACCCGCCGCGTCTACGACATCGAAGGCCTCTGGATGGACGCCAGCCGCGTCCCCGTCCCTGGCGGCGACGCCGAGGGCTCGGCCCACCGCCCCTTCTGA
- a CDS encoding TVP38/TMEM64 family protein, translating to MNATPAGAPLPAVPTALAGATEPTTTLDVLAAPEPTPEPGTSEAPLPAPRPSKQAAARRLLFAALLLVALSALFWLTPLSTWLEPARLLEAGNRFRESPLTPVVLVAAFAVLSSVLFPINGLIAVTGLAFGPWVGATYALIATLTAATVQFVAGSRLGADAVARLAGPRAARVRSHLMRRGIWAVALGHVLPVAPFGMMNLLCGASGIRFRDFMLGTLLTMVPTAVMVAGLSGQIVRWLQG from the coding sequence GTGAACGCCACGCCCGCGGGCGCCCCGCTCCCTGCCGTCCCCACCGCCCTGGCTGGCGCGACCGAGCCGACCACGACCCTGGACGTCCTGGCTGCCCCCGAGCCGACCCCTGAGCCCGGGACGAGCGAAGCGCCCCTCCCAGCGCCTCGCCCCTCGAAACAAGCCGCCGCCCGACGGCTCCTCTTCGCCGCCCTCCTCCTGGTCGCCCTCAGCGCCCTCTTCTGGCTGACCCCCCTCTCGACCTGGCTGGAGCCTGCGCGCTTGCTGGAGGCCGGAAACCGCTTCCGCGAGAGCCCGCTGACCCCCGTCGTCCTCGTCGCAGCGTTCGCCGTGCTCTCCTCCGTCCTGTTCCCGATCAACGGCTTGATCGCCGTGACCGGCCTGGCATTCGGCCCCTGGGTCGGCGCGACCTACGCCCTCATCGCGACCCTGACCGCAGCGACGGTGCAGTTCGTCGCAGGCTCCCGCCTCGGCGCCGATGCCGTCGCGCGCCTTGCTGGACCGCGTGCCGCGCGGGTGCGCAGCCACCTCATGCGACGCGGCATCTGGGCCGTGGCCCTGGGACACGTGCTGCCCGTGGCTCCCTTTGGCATGATGAACTTGTTGTGCGGGGCCTCCGGCATCCGCTTCCGCGACTTCATGCTGGGCACCCTGCTGACGATGGTCCCCACCGCGGTGATGGTGGCAGGACTCAGCGGACAGATCGTGCGGTGGCTGCAGGGATAG
- a CDS encoding glutamate-5-semialdehyde dehydrogenase, whose amino-acid sequence MRALGLRARAAARALVPVGRADKDRALHAVVRRLRAAAAEGEQGSLLSANAEDVAAARAAGLSEALVDRLVLTPARLEALAGAVLEIAALEDPVGEIIGMRRRPNGLLIGQVRIPLGVIAMIYESRPNVTVDAAALCLKSGNAVILRGGKEAARSNAALGDLVRAAVTEAGLPADAVQILPSLDREATRLLVGMNGLIDLAIPRGGEGLIRFVTEHARVPVIQHYKGVCHLFVDEGADLDLAHRLVENGKLSRPGVCNALECLLVHERLAATLLPRLASLVSTRGLEIRGDEATCKLVPAARPATPDDFGAEFLAPILAVRVVRDLDDALDHIARYGSNHTEAICTPSYDRAQRFLREVDASCVLVNASTRFNDGGELGLGAEIGISTTKLHAYGPMGLESLTTLKWIAHGDGQIR is encoded by the coding sequence CTGCGCGCCCTCGGCCTCCGCGCCCGCGCCGCCGCGCGTGCCCTCGTCCCCGTCGGCCGCGCCGACAAGGACCGCGCGCTCCACGCCGTGGTGCGGCGCCTCCGTGCTGCCGCTGCCGAGGGAGAGCAGGGATCCCTGCTCTCTGCCAACGCAGAGGACGTCGCCGCCGCCCGCGCGGCCGGCCTCTCCGAAGCCCTCGTCGACCGCCTCGTCCTCACGCCGGCCCGCCTCGAAGCGCTCGCGGGCGCCGTCCTCGAGATCGCCGCCCTCGAAGATCCCGTGGGCGAGATCATCGGCATGCGCCGCCGCCCGAACGGCCTGCTCATCGGCCAGGTGCGCATCCCCCTGGGCGTCATCGCGATGATCTACGAGTCACGCCCGAACGTCACCGTCGACGCCGCCGCGCTGTGCTTGAAGAGCGGCAACGCCGTCATTCTTCGCGGTGGCAAGGAAGCCGCTCGCTCCAACGCCGCCCTCGGCGACCTGGTGCGCGCCGCCGTGACCGAGGCCGGCCTCCCTGCGGACGCCGTGCAGATCCTGCCCTCCCTCGACCGCGAAGCCACCCGCCTCCTCGTCGGCATGAACGGCCTCATCGACCTCGCCATCCCCCGCGGCGGCGAAGGCCTCATCCGCTTCGTCACCGAGCACGCCCGCGTCCCCGTCATCCAGCACTACAAGGGCGTCTGCCACCTCTTCGTCGACGAAGGCGCCGACCTCGACCTCGCCCACCGCCTCGTCGAGAACGGCAAGCTCTCCCGCCCTGGCGTCTGCAACGCCCTCGAATGCCTGCTCGTCCACGAGCGCCTCGCCGCCACCCTCCTGCCGCGCCTCGCCTCCCTCGTGTCCACGCGCGGCCTGGAGATCCGCGGCGACGAGGCCACCTGCAAGCTCGTCCCTGCCGCCCGCCCCGCCACCCCGGACGACTTCGGCGCCGAGTTCCTGGCCCCCATCCTCGCCGTCCGCGTCGTCCGCGACCTCGACGACGCCCTCGACCACATCGCCCGCTACGGCTCCAACCACACCGAGGCCATCTGCACCCCCAGCTACGACCGCGCCCAGCGCTTCCTGCGCGAGGTGGACGCGAGCTGCGTCCTGGTGAACGCCTCCACCCGCTTCAACGACGGCGGAGAGCTGGGCCTCGGCGCCGAGATCGGCATTTCCACCACCAAGCTTCACGCCTATGGCCCCATGGGCCTGGAGAGCCTCACCACCCTCAAATGGATCGCGCACGGCGACGGCCAGATCCGTTGA
- the guaA gene encoding glutamine-hydrolyzing GMP synthase yields the protein MPSAPQDPRAESRADASHHREMVAILDFGSQYTQLIARRVREAGVYCEIFRYDVSIEQLREVAPSALILSGGPASVYGAGAPHASREVLELGLPTLGICYGLQFMAHLLGGKVERAEGGEYGPATVHVTKPVGVFARLAEGDTLGVWMSHGDQLVALPPGFTALGSSPDCAFCAIGNEETKVYGLQFHPEVVHTKFGKEILEAFLFDVAGLHAIWTPASIVEQAVTAVREKVGPEDRVILGLSGGVDSSVAAVLCHEALGDRLTCIFVDNGLLREGEGDAVERMFRQHFHLNLIHVKAADRFLDALAGVSDPEQKRKIIGRVFIEVFEEEARKIPGVKWLVQGTLYPDVIESVSFKGPSAVIKSHHNVGGLPERMQLGLVEPLRELFKDEVRAAGEALKMPREVLYRQPFPGPGMAVRCIGAVSVEKLRVLREADAIFEEEVRAAGLYEELWQSFCVLLPVRTVGVMGDERTYDEVIVLRAVHSTDGMTADWARLPYDLVGRASARIINEVRGVNRVVLDVSSKPPSTIEWE from the coding sequence ATGCCCAGCGCCCCTCAGGATCCGCGCGCAGAGAGCCGCGCCGACGCGAGCCATCACCGGGAGATGGTGGCCATCCTCGATTTCGGTTCCCAGTACACGCAGCTCATCGCCCGGCGGGTGCGGGAGGCAGGGGTCTACTGCGAGATCTTCCGCTACGACGTGTCGATCGAGCAGCTCCGCGAGGTCGCGCCCAGTGCGCTGATCTTGAGCGGGGGGCCAGCGAGCGTGTACGGGGCCGGGGCGCCCCATGCGTCACGCGAGGTGCTGGAGCTGGGGCTGCCGACGCTGGGGATCTGCTACGGGCTGCAGTTCATGGCGCACCTGCTCGGCGGCAAGGTGGAGCGCGCGGAGGGCGGCGAGTACGGGCCGGCGACGGTCCACGTGACGAAGCCGGTCGGCGTCTTCGCGCGGCTCGCGGAGGGGGACACGCTCGGCGTGTGGATGAGCCACGGGGATCAGCTCGTCGCGCTCCCGCCGGGGTTCACGGCGCTGGGGTCGAGTCCGGACTGTGCGTTCTGCGCCATCGGGAACGAGGAGACCAAGGTCTACGGGCTGCAGTTCCACCCCGAAGTGGTGCACACGAAGTTCGGCAAGGAGATCCTCGAGGCCTTTCTGTTCGATGTGGCAGGGCTGCACGCGATCTGGACGCCAGCGTCGATCGTGGAGCAGGCGGTGACGGCGGTGCGGGAGAAGGTGGGGCCGGAGGATCGGGTGATCCTGGGGCTGTCCGGCGGGGTGGACTCGTCGGTGGCGGCGGTGCTCTGCCACGAGGCGCTGGGCGATCGGCTGACGTGCATCTTCGTCGACAACGGGCTGCTCCGCGAGGGGGAGGGCGACGCCGTGGAGCGGATGTTCCGGCAGCACTTCCACCTGAACCTGATCCACGTGAAGGCGGCCGATCGTTTCCTCGATGCGCTCGCCGGCGTGAGCGATCCCGAGCAGAAGCGGAAGATCATCGGGCGGGTGTTCATCGAGGTGTTCGAGGAGGAGGCGCGGAAGATCCCGGGCGTGAAGTGGCTGGTGCAGGGGACGCTGTACCCGGACGTGATCGAGAGCGTGTCCTTCAAGGGGCCCAGCGCGGTGATCAAGAGCCACCACAACGTGGGGGGGCTGCCGGAGCGGATGCAGCTCGGGCTCGTGGAGCCGCTGCGCGAGCTGTTCAAGGACGAGGTGCGCGCGGCAGGTGAGGCGCTGAAGATGCCGCGCGAGGTGCTGTACCGGCAGCCGTTCCCGGGGCCAGGGATGGCGGTGCGCTGCATCGGGGCGGTGTCGGTGGAGAAGCTCCGGGTGCTGCGGGAGGCGGACGCGATCTTCGAGGAAGAGGTGCGCGCGGCGGGGCTCTACGAGGAGCTGTGGCAGAGCTTCTGTGTGCTGCTGCCGGTGCGGACGGTGGGGGTGATGGGCGACGAGCGGACGTACGACGAGGTGATCGTGCTGCGGGCGGTGCACTCGACCGATGGGATGACCGCGGACTGGGCGCGGCTGCCGTACGATCTGGTGGGGCGAGCCAGCGCGCGGATCATCAACGAGGTGCGCGGGGTGAACCGGGTGGTGCTCGATGTGTCGTCGAAGCCGCCGTCGACGATCGAGTGGGAGTGA
- a CDS encoding serine/threonine protein kinase — protein sequence MADDVFGIVGTTQAGNFHIEKVVAEGGFGVVYRALHGGFRAPVALKCLKVSEARTAKERNLFLEKFRDEAQLLFRLSASIPEVVRPLHIDVLHLKNGQFVPFLAMEWLEGEALDRAIDRRRLQGEPPMALQKVMKLFKPIAHAIARAHRFTAPDGTIISVIHRDLKPENIFIITQEGVERARILDFGIAQARNLAEQAVGKVTGTDQLNAFSPAYAAPEQWVPKRYGQAGPWTDVWGLAITMAETLVGHQIIEGETQAMMGTALDPARRPTPRSEGCNLSAEVDAVFERALAVNPRDRTKDVETFWTELEQALGFSPSFGARPSDDYSPASVPPASAPASARPQIKQRTDVWLEMPDEPIGLELDVEPASLRARAPLSHRPPAPEFDLPGAELELPQSDPAPRSYRVDAAGASLGSRSRELSTPPPLDAELDLGPRSRRPSLPPPPSSRASIPPPSTRQGAPSIPPGALPSASGTGGAPLVPSASALRPPRAPVIPQRPPPPEAPPAPSQLRRVGVGVACIVLATVLLGIDLVMRISGDGLMIGPMRSFWVAGVLFVVGAGIFFWRLLGDQGDG from the coding sequence ATGGCAGACGACGTCTTCGGCATCGTCGGAACCACGCAGGCGGGCAACTTCCATATCGAGAAGGTGGTCGCTGAAGGGGGTTTTGGCGTCGTGTACCGTGCACTGCACGGCGGGTTTCGCGCGCCTGTCGCGCTGAAGTGTCTCAAGGTCTCCGAGGCGCGCACGGCGAAGGAGCGGAACCTCTTCCTGGAGAAATTCCGGGACGAGGCGCAGCTCCTCTTCCGCCTCTCGGCCTCCATCCCCGAGGTGGTGCGGCCCCTCCACATCGACGTGCTTCACCTGAAGAACGGGCAGTTCGTGCCGTTCCTCGCGATGGAGTGGCTCGAGGGAGAGGCGCTCGACAGGGCGATCGATCGGCGCCGCCTGCAAGGCGAGCCACCCATGGCGCTCCAGAAGGTGATGAAGCTGTTCAAGCCCATCGCCCACGCCATCGCCCGAGCCCACCGCTTCACGGCACCGGACGGCACGATCATCTCCGTCATCCACCGTGATCTCAAGCCGGAGAACATCTTCATCATCACCCAGGAGGGCGTGGAACGCGCGCGCATCCTGGACTTCGGCATCGCGCAGGCGCGCAACCTCGCCGAGCAAGCGGTGGGCAAGGTCACCGGCACCGACCAGCTCAACGCATTCTCTCCCGCGTACGCCGCGCCCGAACAGTGGGTCCCCAAGCGCTATGGTCAAGCTGGGCCCTGGACCGACGTCTGGGGTCTCGCCATCACCATGGCCGAGACGTTGGTCGGCCATCAGATCATCGAAGGCGAGACCCAGGCGATGATGGGCACGGCCCTCGATCCGGCGCGCAGGCCCACGCCTCGATCCGAAGGCTGCAACCTCTCGGCCGAGGTCGACGCCGTCTTCGAGCGCGCGCTCGCCGTCAACCCGCGGGATCGAACCAAGGACGTCGAGACCTTCTGGACCGAGCTGGAGCAGGCGCTCGGCTTCTCCCCGTCCTTCGGCGCGCGCCCATCGGATGACTACAGCCCCGCGTCGGTCCCCCCGGCCTCGGCCCCGGCCTCGGCGCGACCGCAGATCAAGCAGCGCACCGACGTCTGGCTGGAGATGCCCGACGAGCCCATCGGCCTCGAGCTGGACGTCGAGCCCGCTTCGCTGCGCGCCCGCGCACCCCTCAGCCATCGGCCCCCCGCGCCCGAGTTCGATCTTCCTGGCGCCGAGCTGGAGCTGCCGCAGAGCGACCCCGCCCCGAGGAGCTACCGCGTCGACGCGGCGGGCGCCTCCCTCGGCTCGCGCAGCCGCGAGCTGAGCACCCCGCCCCCCCTCGACGCCGAGCTCGACCTCGGGCCGCGCTCACGCAGGCCTTCGCTGCCGCCGCCCCCGTCGAGTCGCGCCTCGATCCCGCCCCCTTCCACCCGGCAGGGAGCCCCCTCCATCCCTCCAGGCGCGCTCCCTTCCGCCTCCGGCACCGGGGGCGCCCCGCTGGTCCCCTCGGCGAGCGCGCTCCGCCCGCCCCGAGCGCCGGTCATCCCCCAGCGCCCGCCGCCGCCGGAAGCGCCGCCCGCTCCGAGCCAGCTCCGCCGGGTCGGGGTCGGCGTCGCGTGCATCGTTCTCGCCACCGTGCTGCTCGGGATCGATCTCGTGATGCGTATCTCTGGCGACGGCCTCATGATCGGCCCGATGCGCAGCTTCTGGGTGGCCGGCGTGCTCTTCGTGGTGGGCGCAGGCATCTTCTTCTGGCGCTTGCTCGGAGATCAGGGCGATGGCTGA